The following proteins come from a genomic window of Platichthys flesus chromosome 1, fPlaFle2.1, whole genome shotgun sequence:
- the si:ch211-107o10.3 gene encoding retinol dehydrogenase 11 yields MQNYREAVKDFVDNHKVGLTFAVIAAAGALTFRRWMAGRVCCSKVRLDGKTVLITGANTGIGKETALDMAQRGARVILACRDMTRARIAADEIRQKSGNGNVVVKKLDLSSLQSVRDLAKDIGESEDHLDILINNAGIMMCPKWKTEDGFEMQFGVNHLGHFLLTNSLLDLLKKSTPSRVVIVSSMAHERGQIHFDDINLDKDYNPKKSYGQSKLANVLFGRELAARLEGTGVTVYSLHPGVIRTELGRHIFPTLSLLVRIIAKPLTMMLKSPWEGAQTTIHCAVDESLANVSGLYYSDCAPRTAAPQALDDAAAKKLWDLSASMVGLA; encoded by the exons ATGCAGAACTACAGAGAGGCCGTGAAGGACTTTGTGGACAACCACAAGGTCGGTCTCACGTTTGCTGTCATCGCAG CTGCTGGCGCGCTGACCTTCCGTAGATGGATGGCTGGCAGAGTTTGCTGTAGCAAGGTCAGGCTGGATGGGAAAACAGTCCTGATCACAGGAGCCAACACTGGCATTGGGAAGGAGACGGCCCTGGACATGGCCCAGAGAG GGGCCAGAGTGATCCTCGCCTGCAGGGACATGACCCGAGCCCGCATCGCCGCCGACGAGATCCGTCAGAAAAGTGGTAACGGCAATGTGGTGGTAAAGAAACTGGACCTGAGCTCACTGCAGTCCGTCAGAGACCTGGCCAAAGACATCGGGGAGAGCGAGGACCACTTGGACATCCTCATCAACAATGCAG gtATCATGATGTGTCCAAAATGGAAGACCGAGGACGGCTTTGAAATGCAGTTTGGTGTCAACCACCTGGGTCATTTCCTCCTCACCAACAGTCTCCTCGACTTGCTGAAGAAGTCGACTCCAAGTCGCGTTGTCATCGTCTCCAGCATGGCACACGAGAGAG GTCAGATACACTTTGATGACATTAACCTGGATAAAGACTATAACCCTAAGAAGAGCTATGGCCAAAGTAAACTGGCCAATGTGCTCTTCGGCAGAGAGCTGGCTGCAAGACTGGAAG GCACCGGTGTGACAGTGTACAGCCTTCACCCTGGGGTCATCCGCACAGAGCTAGGCCGCCACATTTTCCCCACCTTATCACTGTTGGTGAGGATCATAGCAAAGCCACTTACAATGATGCTCAAAAGTCCCTGGGAAGGAGCCCAGACCACCATCCACTGCGCTGTGGACGAGAGCCTGGCAAACGTCAGCGGCCTCTACTACAG TGACTGTGCTCCCAGAACGGCGGCGCCACAGGCCCTGGATGACGCCGCAGCCAAAAAGCTGTGGGACCTCAGTGCTTCTATGGTCGGTCTGGCATAA
- the LOC133957671 gene encoding isocitrate dehydrogenase [NADP], mitochondrial-like: MLTLGLGCVLLHVFVVFGTELTFELPDNDKQCFYEELEKDVKFDIDFQVIAGGNYDVDCFVTDPQNNVLYNEKKKQYDSFSHTTAMKGVYKVCFSNEFSSFTYKTVYLDFRHGEEEPLMPNMNRNSALTQMESSCVSIHEVLKVVADSQTWYRLREAHDRTRADYLHERVTYWSIGETVLLFVIGIGQVMLLKSFFVEKKGSAATPGSSSRSTASFIDEPAPVNMAGFLKALIPASRGAAAGLSLNPAAVSPAAALLHRPQRRNYATKRIKVAQPVVEMDGDEMTRIIWEFIKEKLILPNVAVELKYFDLGLPYRDQTDDQVTIDSALATQKYNVAVKCATITPDEARVEEFKLKKMWKSPNGTIRNILGGTVFREPILCRNIPRLVPGWTLPITIGRHAFGDQYRATDFVVEEPGKFKMVFAPADGSKPREWEVYDFPAGGCGMGMYNTDESITGFAHSCFQYAIQKRWPLYLSTKNTILKAYDGRFKDIFQDIFERNYKPEFDKLKIWYEHRLIDDMVAQVLKSSGGFVWACKNYDGDVQSDILAQGFGSLGLMASVLVCPDGKTIEAEAAHGTVTRHYREHQRGRPTSTNPIASVFAWTRGLEHRGKLDGNPDLIRFSQTLEKVCVETVESGLMTKDLAGCIHGLANCKLNEHYINTSDFLDAIRTNLDKALGK, encoded by the exons ATGCTGACCCTGGGTCTGGGCTGTGTTCTGCTACATGTGTTCGTGGTGTTCGGCACCGAGCTGACGTTTGAGCTGCCGGACAACGACAAGCAGTGTTTCTACGAAGAGCTGGAGAAAGACGTGAAGTTTGACATAGACTTCCAG GTCATTGCAGGGGGCAACTATGATGTGGACTGCTTCGTCACCGACCCTCAGAACAACGTGTTGTacaatgaaaagaagaagcagtACGACAGCTTCTCTCACACCACAGCCATGAAGGGAGTCTACAAGGTCTGCTTCAGCAATGAGTTCTCCTCTTTTACCTACAAGACGGTGTACCTGGATTTCCGCCACGGAGAAGAGGAGCCTCTCATGCCGAACATGAACAGAAACTCAGCTCTGACCCAG ATGGAGTCATCTTGCGTCTCCATCCATGAGGTCCTCAAGGTGGTGGCTGACTCGCAGACGTGGTACAGGCTGAGAGAGGCGCATGACCGCACAAGAGCAGATTACCTGCATGAGCGAGTGACCTACTGGTCCATTGGAGAAACTGTCCTGCTGTTCGTCATCGGCATTGGTCAAGTCATGCTGCTGAAGAGCTTCTTCGTTGAGAAGAAAGGCTCTGCCGCCACT CCGGGCTCCTCCTCTCGGTCCACGGCTTCATTCATAGACGAACCAGCCCCGGTGAACATGGCGGGTTTCCTGAAGGCTCTGATCCCCGCGTCCAGAGGCGCCGCCGCCGGACTGTCCCTGAACCCCGCGGCGGTGTCACCGGCCGCCGCCCTACTCCACAGACCGCAGCGCAGGAACT ATGCAACAAAGCGCATCAAGGTGGCGCAGCCGGTGGTGGAGATGGACGGAGACGAGATGACTCGCATCATATGGGAGTTCATCAAAGAGAAG CTCATCCTGCCAAACGTGGCTGTGGAGCTGAAGTACTTTGACCTGGGTCTGCCCTACCGAGACCAGACCGATGACCAGGTCACCATAGACTCTGCACTGGCAACTCAGAAATACAACGTGGCCGTCAAGTGTGCCACCATCACTCCCGATGAGGCCAGGGTTGAGG AGTTTAAGCTCAAGAAGATGTGGAAGAGTCCAAATGGAACCATCAGGAACATCTTGGGTGGCACAGTTTTCCGTGAACCAATCCTCTGTCGAAACATTCCCCGTCTTGTTCCTGGTTGGACGCTGCCCATAACGATCGGCAGACATGCTTTTGGCGATCAg TACAGGGCCACAGACTTCGTTGTTGAGGAGCCAGGAAAGTTCAAGATGGTGTTTGCTCCAGCTGATGGAAGCAAGCCGAGGGAGTGGGAGGTGTATGACTTCCCCGCCGGGGGCTGTGGGATGGGAATGTACAACACTGATGAG TCCATCACTGGATTTGCTCACAGCTGCTTCCAGTATGCCATCCAGAAGAGGTGGCCTCTGTACTTGAGCACCAAAAACACCATCCTGAAGGCCTACGACGGCCGCTTCAAGGACATCTTCCAGGACATCTTTGAGAG GAATTATAAGCCCGAGTTTGACAAGCTGAAGATCTGGTACGAGCACCGCCTCATCGATGACATGGTGGCTCAGGTCCTGAAGTCGTCCGGAGGTTTTGTTTGGGCCTGTAAGAACTACGACGGAGACGTGCAGTCCGACATTCTGGCTCAGG GCTTTGGGTCTCTGGGTCTCATGGCATCAGTGCTCGTTTGTCCTGACGGTAAGACCATCGAGGCCGAGGCTGCACACGGCACCGTCACCAGGCACTACCGTGAACACCAGAGG GGAAGACCAACCAGCACCAACCCCATTGCCAGTGTCTTCGCCTGGACCAGGGGACTGGAGCACAGAGGCAAACTGGATGGAAACCCTGATTTGATAAG ATTCTCCCAGACGTTAGAAAAAGTCTGTGTGGAAACTGTGGAAAGTGGTTTGATGACCAAGGACCTGGCAGGCTGCATCCATGGCTTGGCCAA CTGCAAGCTGAATGAACATTACATCAACACATCAGACTTCCTGGATGCAATAAGGACCAACCTGGACAAAGCTCTGGGCAAATGA